In Amyelois transitella isolate CPQ chromosome 5, ilAmyTran1.1, whole genome shotgun sequence, one DNA window encodes the following:
- the LOC106138349 gene encoding probable DNA replication complex GINS protein PSF2, with amino-acid sequence MDPYEIEFIGENRIVSIIPNFSYDKIYLICGEFGPFRAGLPLNVPLWLAVMLKQKQKCRIVPPEWMEVDALENIKEEEKRSRFFTKMPNEHYMVEAKLILGCAAEDIPNAATIKTIIKDIWDIRMSKLRTSMDALMKSGGSYGRLDHLTMMEINSVKPLLPSAMDDLLRIQMISRKTAPTNLNNSTFSQSGSSQNI; translated from the exons ATGGATCCATATGAGATTGAATTCATCGGAGAAAACAGAATCGTCAGtataattccaaatttttcttACGATAAAATTTACTTGATTTGTGGCGAATTTGGACCGTTCCGCGCTGGATTGCCCCTGAATGTGCCTTTGTGGTTAGCTGTTATGttaaaacagaaacaaaaatgtCGAATAGTGCCCCCGGAGTGGATGGAAGTAGATGCTTTGGAGAATATCAAAGAAGAAGAGAAGAGATCTAG ATTTTTCACAAAGATGCCAAATGAACACTATATGGTTGAGGCCAAACTGATATTAGGATGTGCGGCCGAAGATATTCCCAATGCGGCAACgattaaaacaattataaaagatatttgGGATATCCGTATGTCCAAACTTAGAACTTCCATGGATGCTTTGATGAAGTCCGGAGGCAGTTACGGTAGGCTGGACCACCTTACGATGATGGAAATCAATTCTGTAAAGCCTCTCCTACCATCAGCAATGGATGACTTGCTTAGGATACAAATG aTTTCCCGGAAGACAGCTCCAACAAATTTAAACAACTCCACTTTCAGTCAGTCAGGTAGTTCACAAAATATCTGA